Within Primulina tabacum isolate GXHZ01 chromosome 5, ASM2559414v2, whole genome shotgun sequence, the genomic segment TAGTATtcaacttaaaattaaaataaattgttttttaaaaCTAGTTTGTTTCTTTAACATTTTTGTTCAAGGACAATCGATACTTGGGTTGGGATTGATCTAACCGTTCCGATTCAATATATCCTATACGAATATCTactttattaaatataaataaatgaatattatagatttatatatatttatgtaagtgaaaaaatttcaatttatgCGTGAATAACTTGCATAGTTATTTATTCCAAAACAGTAAAACTAGGAAGATACACATTTCTTGAACAAAACACAACAATACCAGCCCAGAATGTAGCCTTAATGAAGTACTTAAACATCCCATTACTTGAATCTATTTGAACTACAATACATATCAAACGTCTCACGACCAAATTTCACCGCCCCATAACACGATAAAACACTTGATTTTCAACAGAAGACAAGCCCGCCTAATCTAGTTTCGCCAACTGTTTTGTTTCTTGGCTTCAAATGCTGCTCCGTCGTTGATCATATCCTGTGCGTCCGTCTCCATTCCGAGCTTGGAAAGAGCAAGAGCCTGCATATAGAAGGCCGTTGGCCATTCGGGCGAGCAAACCTGAGCCTGCATGGCGTCTCTCAAAGCAAGTTCCGGTTGGCCGATCATCAGATAAGAGAGAGCTCGCCTCACGAATACCGTGCCAGATGGGACAGTCATCAACGATACAAGCTACATGAAGCAAAATAATTGGATTCGGTTTAGGAAAGAAGAGGTGAGAAACTTTACATATAAGAAGATACGTGTGATATGTTCTCAAAAAATGGTGGTATGCAGAATTTTGGGTAAATGGACAGTCTCTAATTACTGAATGAACTTCGACTTTGCAGGAACATGAACTGCGAAACTGCCCTGTCATACCCCGAACAAGCTCGAACAAGCAAGATTATATACAGATTCTACTAACCACTTACTTCGTATCCACACTCAGTTCATGGAAATTATTGATCCAAGTTGTTGTAGAAGTTCTACTGGTAGCACTAGAAAGCCATTAACATATATCCTAGGATTTGATGTAGGACAAGGTATTACATGCTCGACCCATACGATGGTAGAATATCAATCTTGAGCAAACAAGAACACTATACCTTGGAGTAGTAGTCAATCGCGTTCTTGAAATCCTTGTCTCGGAATGCAATATCCCCAAATTTCTTTGTATTTAGCATGTCTTGAACTTGTTGTGTCCACTCTTGGAATGACAGCTTCACCAATTACAAGATGATTTCAGTGAGCACACATTACATAAATATGAATTGCAAATGGTAAAAGTAGAATAACTTCATACAACATAGATTACGCATCAAAGTTCAGATTGTAACACGTTCTAAACAAGCAACATTGACTTTCAATACATACTTCAAGCACAAAAGAATTTGGAGTAATACTTAGAATATCCAACAAACTTTAGATGGTTTCCGATTCTATGTTCAAAGATTACAAGAAAATAGCTAACCTCATTATCGGCACCTTCATCATCTTTGTAACCTGTCTTAAGCAAGATGTCCTGTACGGCAGTAAGGTCCATTCTTGCACAAGCCTTTCCAAGAGGAGATAGCATGGTGGGCAGAACCACAGGGGTTTTTGTCAGACCCATAAGCACATGCGATGCGACCTACAATGGTAAATAGCATCACGTTTGCAAATTAATTCGAAATATTGAGCTAATAGAGCAGGAGCAGTTGGTTTTCCAAAATCTATGTGATCGTGGGTGAGTGCGTATAACAAAAGAAAATCTGCTAGATTGAATTGTTACCTCATTCTGCTTTTGAAGGGGTGCTACAGCAGTAAGAAGAAAATTGATACTAGGCCTATCCCTAGCCTCATACTGAAGGCACTTTGAGGCAAGTTCGACTAGTGCAGTAGCATCGTCGTTAGCATATTGACCCTCCAAGGACGAGTCCATCAccaataaaacattttttcctCTAATCAGGTCCAAAGCCTGAGGAACAAGCTCAACATTAAGAAACTCATCAATTAAAAGTCTCATAAAATATACAAGTCGTCTTGGGTATATGACATCATTGACTAATGAGGTCAACAATCATTTTAATACAGCAAATTACATGTGACTAGCACATCCTTCTGCATTCCTCATAATAATTACTGAATTAAAATTGTTTTTCATTCTCTGTCTTACGTCTTTTCAATATTCAGCTATTTGGTGGTACTCAGGTTGATCAACTCAAAACTTACAATAACTATGCCGTTAGTATCTAGTATGTGCGTTATAATTAATTATCGTAAGATGCTGCTAACTATTTGAGAGTAATTAGTTAAAAAAATGAAACTGAAACCTAAAAGGGTATAATGctgaaaaaacaaaaacaaaaaccagGAAAACATAAATGAATACGAGTGATAAAAGTACTGTACATGGCTGGGTGGAATATGCTTCCCACTCAAAAGGTCCAGAAGCACAGTTCCATAACTGTAGATCACGCTCTCTGGAATCACCCTGCCTGAAAAGGTtgagataaaaataaaataaaaaataaaaaagtcaAGTCATACCAAATTATTAGATAGTACAGTTAACCAAGCATGGTACATCACTCAATGTAAACCATCTTTGAGATTGTCATTATACTTGAATCTCTTGGCACTATGGAAGAAATAACCGCACACTAAAGTGTCTCGAGTTATAATCTCTTGTTAAGCAAGGTAGCTATCATAGAATTTTAAGGTAAGGCTTCATTGCTTGGTCTATTTTCATGCTCAGAAGATTCACTTTGATAATTTAATGCATATAACGAGGAAATAAAATTGTGGAGTTCAGAAGATTGATAAAATTTTAGCTGATGTGCTCTGCCTGTCATTTTTATTTCCGATAACTTATCCAGTGAGCCGTTCCATCGTGAATCTCCTTTTTTATGTATGGTGTATGGTATACTAGTTATTGTCCATCAAGAAAACATCTTTCAAGTTTCAACATGCCCACCATAGCTGTATAAGGCACTACatttttctttcatttgatGCATCTATGCTGGAGTAAGAAGGAGCAGTTCACAAAGATTTTCAAGCTGGAACAACAAAATAGAGAGAAGCCCTGAATCACCATTCTCATACATTAGAATGGTACTCGAGCAaatttcaacggtaacattataTGAAGGAGCTACAGGGAAAACAAGGATATACCTGTACGTAAAAACTCCGGGGGTGTGTAAGCTAAATTGGTGCTATAGCTCTTCCCATCCCTACTGTTTTTCATCAAGCCGAAACTAGATAATCTAGGGTCTCCATCCTGCAATATGAACCCATGTAATCAAAACCAAATGATCCATTTTAACTGTCAATAGCCATTTACACCAGCAAAAATCTTATGATGCATCTTGTTCAGGTTATAGAGGGTTACAGTATGCCAGTTTCTACACTAATGAAAAGCATAACCATTTTATAGTGACCATATATCTGGGACATGGTTGATGGTCCAATGTAGAAAGGCAGTTCATTTTTAAGGTCACACTGAAAATACGAGCACAAGCAAACTGGTAGACTGATTGACTAGTAATGTTCAGTTTCTGCGAGTACAAGATTAATGGTTGTTCCGGCAACTTATGTTAACTCGATTACCTCATCAAAAAGAACTCTGTAAGCATTTAAGTCGTGATATATTTTCCGGTCTTCGGCATTGCAGTGGTCAAGGGCTTCTGCAATGTTGTATGCGATTCTCACACGCATTTCCCACTGGAGAGGTTGTTTATCCCCTGCAGCAAAATGTGAAAAAACACACCCGATGAAATGGCGGAAAATCAGAAGATTAGTTATGCTTTATATGTGAACAAGTCGAAAGGGAGGGCCAAAAGATATTCAGCCTAAGACATGTCAAATTATTTCAGAATTACTGAAgtaaagagaaaaaaataaaaaataaaaaataaaaaaaaatcctacAATGAAACAGATGCTTAGATAGCGTATCATTTGGCATATATTCAGCAATTAACAGGCGTTCATCTCCTTCAGCGCAGCATCCAATTAAGTTCACCATTCTCTTGTGTCTGACCTTGCCAACTCCAGCAGCTTCTGCCTGTGAATGAATGTCATCGATGATGTTGTAAGAAGCTTAGCAGCTTTTCAAAATTAGACATTTTCTTGTGAAAAACCGTCAGGGGATAGCATAGTAATTCTTCGAAATGACATCTCACGCTCAGTCATTTACAGTTGATTGACAATGACAAACAATTTCAAATTGATGATACAATATATCCTAGCAAAATAAGTTGCAACATATTCAATATGTTAGATAGCATATCCAAAAAACTTTAGAGGTGTTAAATGAGAGCTATGACAAAAATCTGCCATAAAATTAAAGGATTTTATGGAACATTCCTCAAAATGCAAATATTAATCAGAGGCATACTAAATCAGAACCAATTAACTGTAAAACTACTCCTTTCGACAGTTAAATAAATAAAGTGACAGATGGAACGATATCAGCAGGAGTGATTGTAATTTTACTACAGCAAAAATCAAGTAAAAGAACACTACTAGCACATTGGTCCAGCTCACATATGCACTACAATTGAATGGTAAGTAAATGAAAATATGTTGACACTTGTATCACCGAACATATCGAAAACTGACCACAAACTGTTGCGGATCAGGCCATGATTGCTTTGAGAATCGTTTGATGGCAACAAGCCGGTTATTTCGAAGTTTGCCTCTATACACAACATTAGGAGCTCTCTCTCCACTCTCTGAAACTATCAACTCACTGCTGAAGCCATTCGTTGCAGCTCGCAGTTCTGAAAGTGCAAATTCGTTGAAAGCAGGTATTTGATCCTGATCCACTTGGCCCCCGTTTTCTGAGCAGTAATCAATCAACATAAAAAATGTCTCAGAAATTTTTAGTTGTTTTACCCTTGAATATGGAAAATGCAGAATGTTCAATGTTAAAATATTGTCCGCTTTCTgtaatattagtttttattatttaataaaatatcatttccTATAAGCGTGTGTTAACATATTAAAGTA encodes:
- the LOC142546860 gene encoding serine/threonine-protein kinase BSK2-like, with product MGCLQSKTANVQSPDQESSQPDAKPDPENGGQVDQDQIPAFNEFALSELRAATNGFSSELIVSESGERAPNVVYRGKLRNNRLVAIKRFSKQSWPDPQQFVAEAAGVGKVRHKRMVNLIGCCAEGDERLLIAEYMPNDTLSKHLFHWDKQPLQWEMRVRIAYNIAEALDHCNAEDRKIYHDLNAYRVLFDEDGDPRLSSFGLMKNSRDGKSYSTNLAYTPPEFLRTGRVIPESVIYSYGTVLLDLLSGKHIPPSHALDLIRGKNVLLVMDSSLEGQYANDDATALVELASKCLQYEARDRPSINFLLTAVAPLQKQNEVASHVLMGLTKTPVVLPTMLSPLGKACARMDLTAVQDILLKTGYKDDEGADNELSFQEWTQQVQDMLNTKKFGDIAFRDKDFKNAIDYYSKLVSLMTVPSGTVFVRRALSYLMIGQPELALRDAMQAQVCSPEWPTAFYMQALALSKLGMETDAQDMINDGAAFEAKKQNSWRN